In a genomic window of Myotis daubentonii chromosome X, mMyoDau2.1, whole genome shotgun sequence:
- the LOC132225043 gene encoding bifunctional 3'-phosphoadenosine 5'-phosphosulfate synthase 1-like → MEGPGSLYKKVKLSNNVQNWGMQRATNVTYQAHHVSRNKRGQVVGTRGGFRGCTVWLTGLSGAGKTTVSMALEEYLVCHGIPCYTLDGDNIRQGLNKNLGFSPEDREENVRRIAEVAKLFADAGLVCITSFISPYTQDRNNARQIHEGASLPFFEVFVDAPLHVCEQRDVKGLYKKARAGEIKGFTGIDSEYEKPEAPELVLKTDSCDVNDCVQQVVELLQERDIVPIDASYEVKELYVPENKLHLAKTDAETLPALKINKVDMQWVQVLAEGWATPLNGFMREREYLQCLHFDCLLDGGVINLSVPIVLSATHEDKERLDGCTAFALMYEGRRVAILRNPEFFEHRKEERCARQWGTTCKNHPYIKMVMEQGDWLIGGDLQVLDRIYWNDGLDQYRLTPTELKQKFKDMNADAVFAFQLRNPVHNGHALLMQDTHKQLLERGYRRPVLLLHPLGGWTKDDDVPLMWRMKQHAAVLEEGVLNPETTVVAIFPSPMMYAGPTEVQWHCRARMVAGANFYIVGRDPAGMPHPETGKDLYEPTHGAKVLTMAPGLITLEIVPFRVAAYNKKKKHMDYYDSEHHEDFEFISGTRMRKLARDGQKPPEGFMAPKAWAVLVEYYKSLEKA, encoded by the coding sequence ATGGAGGGACCCGGGAGCCTGTACAAGAAAGTCAAGCTGAGCAACAACGTGCAGAACTGGGGGATGCAGAGAGCAACTAATGTCACCTACCAAGCTCATCATGTCAGCAGGAACAAGAGAGGACAGGTGGTGGGGACCAGAGGTGGCTTTCGTGGTTGCACAGTTTGGCTCACAGGCTTATCTGGAGCAGGGAAGACCACCGTGAGCATGGCTTTGGAGGAGTACTTGGTTTGCCATGGTATTCCATGCTATACTTTGGATGGTGACAACATTCGTCAAGGCCTCAATAAAAATCTGGGCTTTAGTCCTGAAGACAGAGAAGAGAATGTGCGACGCATTGCAGAAGTTGCTAAGCTGTTTGCAGATGCTGGCTTAGTATGCATCACAAGTTTCATATCGCCTTATACTCAGGATCGCAACAATGCGAGGCAGATTCATGAGGGTGCAAGTTTACCTTTCTTTGAAGTATTTGTCGATGCTCCTCTGCATGTTTGTGAACAGAGGGATGTCAAAGGGCTCTATAAAAAAGCACGGGCTGGAGAAATTAAAGGTTTCACTGGGATTGATTCTGAATACGAAAAGCCAGAGGCCCCTGAGTTGGTGCTGAAGACAGACTCCTGCGATGTGAATGACTGTGTCCAGCAAGTTGTGGAGCTCCTGCAGGAGCGGGATATTGTACCTATAGATGCCTCTTATGAAGTAAAAGAACTGTATGTGCCAGAAAATAAACTTCATTTGGCAAAAACAGATGCAGAAACACTACCAGCACTGAAAATTAATAAAGTGGACATGCAGTGGGTGCAGGTTTTGGCAGAAGGTTGGGCCACCCCACTGAATGGCTTTATGCGAGAGAGGGAGTACCTGCAGTGTCTTCATTTTGATTGTCTTCTGGATGGGGGTGTCATTAACTTGTCAGTGCCTATAGTTCTGTCAGCGACTCATGAAGATAAAGAGAGGCTGGATGGCTGTACGGCATTTGCTCTGATGTATGAGGGCCGCCGTGTGGCCATTCTTCGCAATCCAGAGTTTTTTGAGCACAGGAAGGAGGAGCGTTGTGCCCGACAGTGGGGAACGACATGCAAGAACCACCCCTACATCAAGATGGTGATGGAACAAGGAGATTGGCTGATTGGAGGAGATCTTCAAGTCTTGGACCGAATTTATTGGAATGATGGTCTTGATCAGTATCGTCTTACTCCTACTGAACTAAAGCAGAAGTTTAAAGATATGAATGCTGATGCTGTCTTTGCATTTCAATTACGCAACCCAGTGCACAACGGACATGCTCTATTAATGCAGGACACCCATAAACAACTTCTAGAGAGGGGCTACCGGCGCCCTGTTCTTCTCCTGCACCCTCTGGGTGGCTGGACCAAGGATGATGATGTTCCTTTGATGTGGCGAATGAAGCAGCATGCTGCCGTGCTGGAGGAAGGCGTCCTGAATCCCGAAACAACGGTGGTGGCCATCTTCCCGTCCCCCATGATGTATGCTGGACCAACCGAGGTCCAGTGGCACTGCAGAGCGAGGATGGTGGCAGGAGCCAATTTCTACATTGTTGGACGAGATCCCGCTGGCATGCCTCATCCAGAAACGGGGAAGGACCTGTACGAGCCAACTCACGGCGCCAAAGTGCTGACAATGGCCCCTGGCCTAATCACTCTGGAAATAGTTCCCTTTCGTGTTGCAGCttacaacaaaaaaaagaagcataTGGATTACTATGACTCTGAACACCACGAAGACTTTGAATTTATTTCGGGAACACGAATGCGCAAACTTGCTCGAGACGGCCAGAAGCCTCCTGAGGGTTTCATGGCTCCCAAGGCCTGGGCTGTGCTGGTGGAATACTACAAATCCCTGGAGAAAGCGTGA